In Marinitoga litoralis, the genomic stretch CAAGATGCATATGAAAGACTTATTTTAGATGCACTATTAGGCGATCAAACATTATATGTAAGAAACGATGTTATGGAAGAATCTTGGAAATTAGTAACGCCTATTTTACAAAGATGGGAAAATGAAAAAAGCGATTTGTATTATTATCCTTCTGGGAGTTGGGGACCAAAAGAATCATATAGATTAATAGAGAAGGACGGTAGAAGGTGGAGAGATTATGAGAATATTTGAATATGAAAATATTAATGAGATGAGTTTTAATGCTGCCAAAACAATAGTGAATTTTTATGATTATTATATAAAAAAACAAGGGTATTTCACTCTAGTTTTAGCTGGGGGAAATACCCCTAAATTATTATATGAAATGTTAAGTGTCCAAAGTAATATTAATTGGAAAAAGGTATATTTATTTTTAGGAGATGAAAGATATGTACCTTTGGATAATGAATTTAGTAATTATAAAATGATAAAAAATAATTTAATATCCAAAATAGATATTCCAAAAGAAAATGTATTTTATATAAATACTGATATTTCTGATATTGAAAATTGTTCAAAAGAGTATGAAGAAAGAATAAAAACTTTTTTTGATAAAAAAGAAGTTGCTTTTGATTTAATACTATTAGGTATGGGAGAAGATGGTCACACAGCATCGATTTTTCCAGACACGGAAGTTTCAAATGAAAAATATGTCGATTTTATATATCCGGAAAATGCTAATCCAAAATTACCAAGAATAACTTTAACCTATAAAGCGATTAATAATAGTAAAAATGTTGTTTTTTTAATTTCTGGTGAAAAGAAAATTAATATTTTAAAAGAAGTATTAAAGGGAGAAAAAAAATATCCTGTTTCAAAAATATCTCCAAAAGAAAATTTACTATTTTTTGTTTCAAAAAATTAAGAAAATCCTCACCTCATGTAGAAATATAATTTGAGAAGAATTTATAAATGAGGTGATAAAAATATGGATAGAAAAATATATAAAAAGGTATCTTATAAATTATTATTTATATTAATAATTGTATTATTTCAATCGTGCATTTTTAACTTAAAACCACCAAAACCAATATTAAAATATCCAGAAAATTTAAACAACCTTCCACTCCCAGTAGAGCTCTACTGGGAGTTAGAAAATGATGTTAAATTAAAAGATATAACTTATATAGTTAAATATGGAACTAATAAATATATATTAGATAAAGAAATTAAAACATCAAAAAATTATATAAAAATTGAAAATTTATTACCTGAAACCACTTATTATTTACAAATAATAAGTGTTAAAGGTAATCAAACGAATGAGTCAGAAATATATGAATTTAAAACTACAGATATACCAAAAGTTGTTTTTGAAAATAATGAATCTTTGATATATAAAAAAGATATATTATTAAGTTGGAATGCTATAGACCAAGATGGTATAAAAAAATATGAATTATATATGTCAAAATCAAATGATTTTAATGAATCAGAGTTTTTGTATGAAGGTCCGAATAATAGTTATCCTATAAAAGATTTGAAAATAGGTGAAACATATTATTTTAAAGTAATCGCTTATGATAAATTTGATATGACTGGAGAAAAGACAATCAAAATAACTGTAGGAGATTTTAAATTTTATAATTTTCAACCTTCTAATATGGCAAAAAGTGTACCTCTAAATAATGTAAAATTATCTTTTGACTATAGTGGTGAATCAAATAGTTTTACTTTAATATTTTCACCAAATAAAGATCTTTCTGATGACTCAAATAATTATGTTAAGGAAAAAATATCAAATAGAGAATATCTCTTAAAGCCTTTACCTGCTGGCACTACATTTTATTGGAAAATCATTGATGATATAAATGATATTGAAAGTCCTGTACAGACTTTTACTACCTCGTATATACCAGAAATAAAAATCACATATCCAATAAAAAATAAAGAAACAGAAAATTATCCAGTTGGAATATCTAGAGATCCCAAAATAACCTGGGAATCTACAGATATAGATAATGATGAATTAACATTTTATATAAAACTAAAAGAAGTAAATGAAAATGATGATCCAATTTTAGTAAATTTTTCTAGAGATTTATTAGTTGATGATTCAACTAAAAATACATATTATAATGTAAATGGCTTGGGAAAGGGTAAATTTTATGCTTTAAAAATAATAGCAAATGATGGAAAGGGTAATGAAGATTTTGATATAGTTAAGTTTAAAACTAATATTGAGCCTGAAAAACCAAATAATCTATCTCCAAAAAATTTAATAGATATTCCAACACAAATAGCAACGTTAACTTGGAAATGTTATGATCCAGATAATGAATTAAAATTTAAAGTATATTTAGGTGAATCTAAAAGTGAATTAAGTTTAAAAGGTGAAACATCAA encodes the following:
- the pgl gene encoding 6-phosphogluconolactonase, which produces MRIFEYENINEMSFNAAKTIVNFYDYYIKKQGYFTLVLAGGNTPKLLYEMLSVQSNINWKKVYLFLGDERYVPLDNEFSNYKMIKNNLISKIDIPKENVFYINTDISDIENCSKEYEERIKTFFDKKEVAFDLILLGMGEDGHTASIFPDTEVSNEKYVDFIYPENANPKLPRITLTYKAINNSKNVVFLISGEKKINILKEVLKGEKKYPVSKISPKENLLFFVSKN